TCTCTATTTATTGGTCTGAGTAAAATACGACTTATTTGATTTGTAATTTTGAGAGGAATAGTCAATTTTGGAATAAGACATTCTATAGTTCCTTACTGTGTCAATTTACAATTCTCGGTCGTTGAGATTCATGATCAATACAGATTAATGGTTAAGGATAGATATTACCTTTCTTTTTACCTTTCGAACAAATAAAAATGATTGAAGTTTTTCTATTTGGAATCGTGTTAGGTTTAATTCCCATTACTTTGGCTGGATTATTTGTAACTGCATATTTACAATACCGACGAGGTGATCAGTTGGATCTTTGATTAATTAATGTCTCTTTTTTTGCGGATTCCCTATTTTTTTGTTTTAATCCTAATCTACAAGGATTAAATTCAGACTTTTTAATGTTCAATTATTTCAGTGTAATTATCATTCGAAAAATACAAGAATCACGTTCTGTAGGATTTGAATCATCACGCTCTGTAGGATTTGAACCTACGACATCGGGTTTTGGAGACCCGCGTTCTACCGAACTGAACTAAGAGCGCTTTGTTTTCATAAATTATTTTATATGATCCAAATCCATTTTACATGTATATACTATATCAATATATATACATATAGATATTCGGTATGTATGTCCAATTGGAATTCGTCTTCAATTGGTCCCGTTTTATTGCTCATCTCATATAATAAATATATAATACGGAATATAATACGGAATATCATATGATAAGTAATAGTTAGGGATAGGGATGACAGGATTTGAACCCGTGACATTTTGTACCCAAAACAAACGCGCTACCAAGCTGCGCTACATCCCTTTTCCATTTGTTTCTAGTGTTATTGTAAAGAATCTTTGTCTTGTTTTCCACATTTTTATCTGTTGATATATAGATATATATATAATATATATCTATCATTTTTCTAATTTTCTGCCATTTTTTTTAGTTTCCTATACTATAATATAGAATATAATATGAAAAAGAAAAAAAAGATTCTAAAGAAATATAACTAATATTCTTTAGAATAATCAAAAAGAATATTAAATTCAAATAAATTTTAGATAGAAAAAAGACTTAAAAAGGAGGATTTGAAATGCGAGATCTAAAAACATATCTTTCCGTGGCACCAGTAGTAAGTACTCTATGGTTCGGGGCTTTGGCGGGTCTCTTGATAGAGATCAATCGTTTTTTTCCAGATGCATTGATATTCCCTTTTTTTTCATTCTAGTTATTGACACGGAAAGGGGTGAAGAAGATTATAGATCCAATTAAGTATTAAATATATGTAATTAATATGTAATTAATCTCCTCTTCTTTATTTCGTCTTTTATTTCTTCTTTTTTTTACAATTGTAATAGAATAAGTTAGGAAAGAGAAAGAATAAGGGTTAATTTGGCCTAATTGAAATTCGGAGTGAAACTCGGGATCTCGTCCAGGCTTCCATGGAATTGAATTAATAATTCAATTCCATTTCTATTAATAAAAGAGTGAAAGCAGAAATTTAAATGGAATGTATAGGGTGGGGGCAACAATATCATAAAAAATACTTAGTTAAAAAAACGAAAATACTGTATTGCAATTGTATTGCAATTCGAAACGAAATATAGTTCGAGATCATTGTATTATTTTTGTACTATATTAATCTTAATCTTAATTGGAACGAAATCTTTCAAAATTGGATTTCGAATTCTTAATTTATATTTTCGTTTTTTCGTTCTTTTCTTTTTCTTAGATTATAATCCGAAAACAAAAGAGTTAAGTGAATTAAAAAC
The DNA window shown above is from Glycine max chloroplast, complete genome and carries:
- the petG gene encoding cytochrome b6/f complex subunit V (required for the either the stability or assembly of the cytochrome b6/f complex), producing the protein MIEVFLFGIVLGLIPITLAGLFVTAYLQYRRGDQLDL
- the psaJ gene encoding photosystem I subunit IX, producing the protein MRDLKTYLSVAPVVSTLWFGALAGLLIEINRFFPDALIFPFFSF